The proteins below are encoded in one region of Nitrospira sp.:
- a CDS encoding DNA-binding response regulator, whose protein sequence is MEKIKVLIADDHRVVREGLAAILKTKDDINVVGEAQDGQEAVEKTRTLLPDVILMDVSMPRMGGVEATRQIKREFPHIGIVALTMYEEQQYIFDLVRAGATGYLLKDSESSQIVAAIRAIYRGESLIHPSVASKILAEFSLMAQKKGKKPAWVEHDLTEREITVLRLVADGKTNKEIANALDLSEKTVKNHVRNIFHKLQVYDRTQAAILAIRKGLIELEPRP, encoded by the coding sequence GATCGCAGACGATCACCGAGTGGTCCGTGAGGGATTGGCCGCGATCTTGAAGACCAAAGATGACATTAACGTCGTCGGTGAAGCGCAGGACGGGCAGGAGGCGGTGGAAAAAACCCGCACCCTTCTCCCGGACGTCATCCTGATGGACGTCAGCATGCCTCGGATGGGCGGCGTGGAGGCCACTCGGCAGATCAAACGCGAGTTTCCACATATCGGAATTGTCGCCCTCACCATGTACGAGGAACAACAATACATTTTTGATTTGGTTCGGGCCGGAGCCACCGGGTACCTCCTCAAGGACTCGGAATCGTCCCAGATCGTCGCCGCAATCCGAGCCATTTATCGGGGAGAATCACTCATTCATCCCTCGGTCGCCAGCAAGATCCTGGCGGAATTTTCATTGATGGCTCAAAAGAAAGGCAAAAAGCCGGCCTGGGTGGAGCACGACCTCACGGAGCGGGAGATCACCGTACTCCGTCTGGTGGCAGACGGGAAGACGAACAAGGAAATCGCCAACGCGTTGGATTTGAGCGAGAAGACCGTTAAGAACCACGTACGCAATATCTTCCACAAGCTTCAGGTCTACGACCGGACGCAGGCGGCTATCCTCGCCATCCGCAAAGGTTTGATCGAACTTGAACCACGACCATAA